The following coding sequences lie in one Metopolophium dirhodum isolate CAU chromosome 5, ASM1992520v1, whole genome shotgun sequence genomic window:
- the LOC132944254 gene encoding uncharacterized protein LOC132944254, which produces MLLLHCLACLAAVTTGAVLPPPWADPSQNPCAAEPSGGWQLLYWPDDKKCYRIFQRGYPCPETMELVPRPDRKGSAECACPPGSVRSARDSRCHQLFRLGGPCDDGQYFAPDLDRDDRERWGTCEDPSPCAEKDELFWPKDKRCYRKHARGPCTEGQLLVPSTMNDLIGDCRCENVPELVTYFWAPAGTCHEHYTMGPCQERGGIFLPGGQCGCDPSLPHFHNGTGKCYQLGGIGPCSPGHQFLVPAGGSKAECTCKEGHIKWFGDGACYRPYTRGPCAAGNMYSVNTTTTGMAVGCVDVPCTAGKLYFPGGKGCHRVGTQGPCPAGQIVLFQDTVKTSIEGVSYLGMCGCANADAAAGTFYSSSQAVTCKPPAAARKLQQQDVRGAGASPRRTDALLQPQDPCGHRRGTVAWTDLSCKQLYLQGPCEPGEWVVPDRGKGTRKGRGWKMGKCECRPGFTAVAVPGDANNATACQPPTVTLAKFLNMSEEFNHNHNNSATADERGDGDDNNGNNNGVRTR; this is translated from the exons ATGCTATTACTACACTGCTTGGCATGCTTAGCCGCCGTCACTACAGGCGCGGTTCTGCCGCCACCCTGGGCGGACCCGTCTCAGAATCCGTGCGCCGCAGAACCATCGGGTGGATGGCAGCTGCTATACTGGCCGGACGACAAGAAGTGCTACCGGATATTCCAACGCGGGTACCCGTGCCCGGAGACGATGGAATTGGTGCCGCGACCGGACCGCAAGGGTTCCGCGGAGTGCGCTTGTCCGCCCGGCAGCGTCCGTAGCGCTCGCGACTCCCGTTGCCATCAGCTGTTCCGGCTCGGCGGTCCCTGCGACGACGGCCAATACTTCGCCCCCGACCTGGACAG GGATGACCGGGAGAGGTGGGGAACATGTGAGGATCCGTCACCGTGCGCGGAAAAAGACGAACTGTTTTGGCCCAAAGACAAGCGCTGCTACCGCAAGCACGCTAGGGGACCATGCACCGAAGGACAGCTATTGGTGCCTAGCACCATGAACGATTTAATCGGCGACTGTAGATGTGAAAACGTTCCAGAGCTTGTGACTTACTTTTGGGCACCCGCAG GCACGTGTCACGAACACTACACGATGGGACCTTGTCAGGAACGCGGGGGAATATTCCTGCCCGGAGGCCAGTGCGGATGTGACCCGTCGCTGCCGCACTTCCACAACGGCACGGGTAAGTGCTACCAACTGGGTGGCATCGGGCCCTGTTCCCCGGGACACCAGTTTCTAGTTCCAGCCGGCGGTTCCAAGGCCGAGTGCACATGCAAGGAGGGCCACATCAAGTGGTTCGGGGACGGCGCGTGCTACAGGCCTTACACGCGCGGGCCGTGCGCCGCCGGTAACATGTATAGCGTGAACACGACGACCACCGGCATGGCGGTCGGGTGCGTGGACGTGCCGTGCACCGCGGGCAAGCTGTACTTCCCGGGCGGCAAGGGCTGTCACCGGGTGGGCACGCAGGGCCCGTGCCCGGCCGGCCAGATCGTCCTGTTCCAGGACACCGTCAAGACGTCCATCGAGGGCGTGTCTTACCTGGGCATGTGTGGCTGTGCCAACGCGGACGCGGCCGCCGGCACGTTTTACTCGTCGTCGCAGGCGGTCACGTGCAAGCCGCCGGCCGCGGCCAGGAAACTGCAGCAGCAGGACGTCCGCGGTGCCGGCGCAAGCCCACGACGGACGGACGCGCTGCTGCAGCCGCAGGACCCGTGTGGCCACCGGCGCGGCACCGTCGCCTGGACCGATCTGTCATGCAAGCAACTGTACCTGCAGGGGCCGTGCGAGCCCGGTGAGTGGGTGGTGCCGGACAGGGGCAAGGGCACACGGAAGGGTCGGGGCTGGAAGATGGGCAAGTGCGAGTGCCGGCCCGGGTTCACGGCCGTGGCGGTGCCGGGCGACGCCAACAACGCCACGGCGTGCCAGCCGCCGACGGTCACGCTGGCCAAGTTCCTAAACATGAGCGAAGAGTTCAACCACAATCACAACAACAGCGCCACGGCCGACGAACGCGGCGACGGCGACGATAACAACGGTAACAACAACGGAGTCCGGACACGATga